A section of the Rhodothermus sp. genome encodes:
- a CDS encoding RuBisCO large subunit C-terminal-like domain-containing protein has translation MEGRLQVVYRLAVPVEEQGAFARALLLEQTVETPEEVARRVPAVRERLMGEIVELELLEGGGARLALRLPVETAAVDPAQFLNVLFGNASLHDQVLLEDFELPPTLLERFPGPRFGIAGVRKWLGVPDRPLTASALKPVGLSMDELVVLCRSLAEGGIDLIKDDHYWGDHSFAPFEQRVRRCQEVVQEVSARTGRRIVYAPSLSGTPSEVLRQAEIAQRYGVGAVLVAPMLLGLPFFYEFVTRYLEVPVLAHPSFAGAQRIRPETLLGKLFRLFGADMVIFPSFGGRFSYSRATCRKLAEQARRPWGAYRPALPVPAGGMQVERARELIEFFGRDVMLLIGGSLLRAQPGPELTARARALVESVVEAAAALSDSDSI, from the coding sequence ATGGAAGGCAGACTGCAAGTCGTTTATCGTCTGGCGGTTCCTGTAGAGGAACAGGGGGCGTTTGCACGGGCGTTGTTGCTGGAACAGACGGTGGAGACACCGGAAGAGGTGGCGCGGCGGGTGCCGGCGGTCCGGGAGCGTCTGATGGGTGAGATTGTAGAGCTGGAGCTGCTGGAAGGGGGGGGAGCGCGGCTGGCGTTGCGACTGCCTGTGGAGACGGCCGCCGTCGATCCAGCGCAGTTCCTGAATGTGCTCTTTGGCAATGCCTCGTTGCACGATCAGGTGTTGCTGGAGGATTTTGAGTTGCCACCGACTCTCCTGGAGCGTTTTCCGGGTCCCCGGTTTGGTATTGCGGGGGTACGCAAATGGCTGGGGGTGCCGGATCGGCCGTTGACGGCTTCGGCGCTGAAGCCTGTGGGGCTTTCGATGGATGAACTGGTGGTGCTCTGTCGAAGCCTGGCGGAGGGGGGAATCGACCTGATCAAAGACGATCACTATTGGGGCGATCATTCGTTCGCGCCGTTTGAGCAGCGCGTGCGACGTTGTCAGGAGGTGGTGCAAGAAGTTTCAGCGCGGACCGGCCGACGCATCGTGTATGCACCGAGCCTGTCGGGTACACCTTCCGAGGTGTTGCGGCAGGCGGAAATTGCCCAGCGCTATGGGGTAGGAGCTGTGCTGGTAGCACCCATGTTGCTGGGCCTGCCGTTTTTCTATGAGTTCGTTACGCGCTATCTGGAAGTACCTGTACTGGCCCATCCCAGCTTTGCCGGAGCGCAGCGCATCCGTCCGGAAACGCTGCTGGGAAAACTGTTTCGTCTCTTCGGGGCGGACATGGTCATTTTTCCGAGCTTTGGGGGACGGTTCAGCTATAGCCGGGCGACCTGCCGGAAACTGGCCGAGCAGGCGCGTCGGCCCTGGGGAGCTTACCGACCTGCATTGCCGGTACCGGCCGGTGGCATGCAGGTGGAACGAGCGCGTGAGCTGATCGAGTTTTTTGGCCGCGATGTTATGCTGCTTATCGGAGGCAGTCTGTTACGGGCGCAACCAGGCCCGGAACTGACTGCTCGGGCACGTGCGCTGGTCGAAAGTGTCGTTGAGGCCGCTGCTGCGCTTTCCGACTCGGATTCTATTTAG
- a CDS encoding T9SS type A sorting domain-containing protein → MKKRYHQLGTILIGLLLSGGSVQAQFAGFEVVASDPAPGAVSVPLETIISFTFSTPLPDSLLASGLDSLLGAGFGVHPCDQILVGGVSPCTQPVQGTINEEGRTISFAVTHLAQTTYTWTVPELIVSDTAIAFRTYFLKYATAEVLGGVTVQGSVMLAGMGAGKVAWPSAKHQTHPDGWVSWMRTLVRPHVPGWDRLIPSLMDPVVQAAYQPNAYKQGASEGQQVDPTGMIVVLLDRYGYPAGGAVVTAEGTFRIANVEQGWYTPQGILLDYDRVNGRLRVGFAMLDEDMDGQADSIQVNGSDISGVVLTGQGIELLRITALQQLEAAGMMAASMLEGPASLIGIAAASLPLFKGEPDGKALLWIYLFAGSGTDPQILLLVQGSPGTLVPLPLGSVSTLNLPVPLAALPDVFVDSDVAVAAAEAGGGTEFRAMANNEVVMAMLAGIFGPLSEMSEFVYSDPNVPVWVVAYLRLDRMSYLADSLTGTIPAKQPEVEVGRVFYVDMQDGTLLGSRSMVRTTSVEPLPGEVPRQFALEPNYPNPFRTETAIPFTLARSSPVRVEVFNLLGQRVATLFEGVLPAGRYVVRWVAADQPAGFYLVRLQAGERQLSRVVMHQR, encoded by the coding sequence ATGAAAAAGCGATACCATCAACTTGGAACGATTTTGATCGGGCTACTGCTGAGTGGAGGGAGCGTGCAGGCCCAGTTTGCCGGCTTCGAAGTGGTCGCGTCCGATCCTGCCCCGGGCGCTGTCAGTGTCCCCCTGGAGACCATCATTTCGTTTACTTTTTCAACACCGCTTCCAGATTCACTGCTGGCCTCAGGGCTGGACTCACTGCTGGGTGCCGGGTTTGGGGTGCATCCCTGCGATCAGATTCTGGTAGGCGGGGTTTCTCCCTGCACGCAGCCCGTACAGGGAACGATCAACGAAGAGGGACGCACCATTTCCTTTGCGGTAACGCACCTGGCACAGACCACGTACACCTGGACGGTGCCGGAGCTGATCGTTTCCGATACAGCAATCGCCTTCAGGACGTACTTCCTGAAGTATGCAACCGCGGAGGTGCTCGGCGGTGTGACCGTCCAGGGGTCGGTAATGCTGGCTGGTATGGGAGCTGGGAAGGTTGCTTGGCCTTCTGCGAAACACCAGACGCATCCGGACGGCTGGGTTTCGTGGATGCGGACGCTGGTGCGTCCGCATGTGCCGGGATGGGATCGGTTGATCCCTTCGCTGATGGATCCGGTCGTCCAGGCTGCGTACCAGCCGAATGCATATAAGCAAGGTGCTTCCGAAGGGCAGCAGGTCGATCCAACCGGCATGATTGTGGTGCTTCTGGATCGCTATGGGTATCCTGCTGGTGGTGCGGTGGTGACAGCCGAGGGTACGTTCCGCATAGCCAATGTGGAGCAGGGCTGGTACACGCCGCAGGGCATCCTGCTCGATTACGATCGGGTAAACGGCCGACTCCGGGTTGGTTTCGCCATGCTGGATGAGGATATGGATGGCCAGGCCGACTCGATTCAGGTAAATGGCAGCGATATATCCGGGGTGGTGCTGACCGGACAGGGGATCGAGCTGCTGCGCATCACGGCGTTACAGCAACTGGAAGCGGCCGGTATGATGGCAGCCTCTATGCTGGAAGGGCCGGCCAGCCTGATCGGTATTGCTGCGGCCTCACTACCCCTGTTTAAAGGAGAGCCCGACGGGAAAGCGCTGCTCTGGATTTATCTCTTTGCAGGTAGCGGCACAGATCCCCAGATCTTACTGCTCGTCCAGGGCTCCCCGGGGACATTGGTCCCGCTGCCGCTTGGATCGGTCTCGACGCTGAACCTTCCAGTGCCGCTTGCTGCCCTACCCGACGTTTTTGTGGATAGCGATGTCGCCGTAGCGGCGGCCGAAGCCGGCGGCGGTACCGAGTTTCGAGCAATGGCCAACAATGAGGTTGTGATGGCAATGCTGGCCGGGATTTTTGGGCCATTGAGCGAGATGTCAGAGTTCGTGTACAGCGATCCGAACGTACCGGTATGGGTGGTGGCCTACCTACGTCTGGACCGGATGAGCTATCTGGCCGATTCGCTTACCGGGACGATTCCTGCCAAGCAACCGGAAGTAGAGGTAGGCCGCGTGTTCTATGTGGATATGCAAGATGGCACGCTGCTGGGGAGCCGCTCCATGGTACGGACCACGTCCGTTGAGCCATTACCGGGCGAGGTGCCCCGGCAGTTTGCGTTGGAGCCGAACTATCCGAATCCGTTCCGTACCGAGACGGCTATTCCGTTCACACTGGCGCGGAGCAGCCCGGTCCGCGTGGAGGTATTCAACCTGCTGGGGCAACGAGTGGCCACGCTGTTTGAAGGCGTACTGCCTGCCGGGCGTTATGTGGTCCGATGGGTGGCGGCAGATCAACCGGCTGGCTTTTATCTGGTACGCCTGCAGGCAGGAGAACGTCAGCTCAGTCGGGTGGTGATGCATCAGCGATAG